One genomic segment of Zymoseptoria tritici IPO323 chromosome 5, whole genome shotgun sequence includes these proteins:
- a CDS encoding alanine--tRNA ligase yields the protein MASTTGTEPEWSAVKVRSTFIDYFKQNGHTFVPSGSVVPLSDPTLLFTNAGMNQYKSIFLGTVDPDSDFAKLKRAANSQKCIRAGGKHNDLDDVGKDSYHHTFFEMLGNWSFGDYFKKEAITFSWDLLTKVYGLKPERLYVTYFEGKADAGLEPDLEARDLWLKAGVPEDHILTGDMKDNFWEMGDQGPCGPCSEIHYDRIGGRNASDLVNQDDPNVIEIWNNVFIQYNREPDKSLKSLPNKHIDTGMGFERLVSILQDKSSNYDTDVFTPLFKTIQEITGAREYRGTFGEEDADGVDTAYRVVADHVRLLTFAITDGGIPNNVGRGYVVRRVLRRGARYARKYFNTEIGDFFSKIVPTLVAQMGDMFPEIKKKEADVKEILNEEELSFAKTLDRGEAMFEKYAEQCKAKGAKEMSGADVWRLYDTYGFPVDLTKLMAEERGLDINEEDVKEAQEKAREASKGEKKAGAELVKLNVHDINALAKMEDVPKTDDSPKFQKANIKAHIKAIYHGGKFVQSTSEVPEGEQFGVVLDRTNFYAEQGGQENDTGRILIDGEAEIDVQNVQLYAGYVMHTGYMNYGSLKINDEILCEYDELRRQPIRNNHTGTHILNFALREVLGDDINQKGSLVAPEKLRFDFSHKSGVSDDELLKIEELTTSYIRQNSEVYAKDVSLATAREISGVRAVFGETYPDPVRVVSIGVPVEDLLEDPKNNDWTKVSVEFCGGTHVKNTTEIKDLVVLEESGIAKGIRRIVCVTGQTAQEVQRLAQQWDDKVAHLDSLPYSAEKEAQTKESQHELNKLEISALAKTKLRERFAKIVKANLDHQKTAQKAEGKKVLDAIAEHFDNNKDSKSFVLKVQDPLSPGSKAVQDAIKVVSSKQKDRTVYILGTSSEGKVVHGCHVSADAQGKGADAGAWSGKVAEVVGGKAGGKGATSLGQGVNGDKADDAVEVARKYLESLSL from the exons ATGGCCTCCACCACGGGCACCGAGCCTGAGTGGAGTGCCGTCAAGGTTCGCAGCACCTTTATCGA CTACTTCAAACAAAATGGCCACACTTTCGTTCCCAGCGGCAGTGTTGTACCGCTATCAGACCCGACACTCCTCTTCACCAATGCGGGCATGAACCAGTACAAGTCCATCTTCCTGGGCACCGTTGATCCAGACTCCGACTTTGCTAAGCTCAAGCGCGCTGCAAACTCGCAGAAATGCATTCGCGCTGGTGGCAAGCACAACGATTTGGACGATGTCGGCAAGGACTCATATCACCACACTTTCTTCGAGATGTTGGGTAACTGGTCCTTTGGCGACTACTTCAAAAAGGAAGCCATCACGTTCTCATGGGATCTTCTCACCAAAGTCTACGGACTCAAGCCGGAGAGACTATATGTGACCTACTTCGAGGGCAAGGCGGATGCCGGACTCGAGCCCGATCTTGAGGCAAGAGATCTCTGGCTGAAAGCTGGTGTCCCTGAAGATCACATCCTGACTGGTGACATGAAGGATAACTTCTGGGAGATGGGAGACCAAGGTCCTTGCGGTCCATGTTCCGAAATCCACTACGATCGCATCGGTGGCCGCAACGCGTCCGACTTGGTGAACCAGGACGATCCGAATGTGATTGAGATCTGGAACAATGTGTTCATCCAATACAACCGCGAGCCGGACAAGTCGCTTAAATCTCTGCCCAACAAGCACATCGACACTGGCATGGGTTTCGAGCGGTTGGTGTCCATCCTCCAGGACAAGTCATCCAACTACGACACCGATGTCTTCACACCACTGTTCAAGACAATCCAGGAGATTACTGGTGCGCGAGAATACCGTGGCACtttcggcgaggaggatgccgACGGCGTCGACACCGCATACCGTGTCGTAGCTGATCATGTACGCTTGCTCACATTCGCTATCACCGACGGCGGAATTCCCAACAACGTTGGACGCGGCTACGTCGTTCGTCGTGTGCTTCGTCGCGGAGCTCGCTATGCGCGCAAGTACTTCAACACTGAGAtcggcgacttcttctccaagaTCGTGCCGACTCTTGTCGCGCAGATGGGTGACATGTTCCcggagatcaagaagaaggaggcggaTGTCAAGGAAATTCtgaacgaggaggagctgaGTTTTGCCAAGACTCTTGATCGCGGCGAGGCCATGTTCGAGAAGTACGCCGAGCAGTGCAAAGCAAAGGGAGCGAAGGAGATGTCTGGAGCTGACGTCTGGCGGCTGTACGATACATATGGCTTCCCTGTCGATCTTACCAAGCtgatggcggaggagcgTGGTCTGGACAtcaacgaggaggatgtcaaggAGGCGCAAGAGAAGGCGAGAGAAGCGTCcaagggagagaagaaggccggCGCGGAACTCGTCAAGCTCAACGTGCACGACATCAATGCATTGGCGAAGATGGAAGATGTGCCAAAGACGGACGACTCGCCGAAGTTCCAAAAGGCCAACATCAAAGCTCATATCAAGGCAATTTACCACGGCGGCAAATTCGTTCAGTCGACTTCAGAGGTTCCGGAGGGCGAGCAATTCGGTGTCGTCTTGGACCGAACCAACTTCTACGCCGAGCAGGGTGGTCAAGAAAACGACACTGGCCGTATTCTCATCGATGGCGAGGCTGAGATTGACGTTCAAAACGTCCAGCTATACGCTGGATATGTCATGCACACTGGCTACATGAACTACGGCTCCTTGAAGATCAACGACGAGATCCTTTGCGAGTACGATGAGCTGCGCCGCCAACCGATCCGTAACAACCACACTGGTACTCACATCCTCAACTTTGCGCTGCGCGAAGTCCTTGGCGACGATATCAACCAGAAGGGCTCGCTCGTCGCGCCTGAGAAGCTGCGTTTCGATTTCAGCCACAAGTCTGGTGTTTCCGACGATGAGCTGCTCAAAATCGAGGAGCTCACCACGAGCTACATCCGCCAAAACAGCGAGGTCTATGCAAAGGACGTATCTCTCGCCACCGCGCGCGAGATTTCCGGGGTCCGTGCCGTTTTCGGCGAGACCTACCCTGACCCCGTCCGCGTCGTCTCCATCGGCGTTCCCGTCGAGGATCTTCTCGAGGACCCAAAGAACAACGACTGGACGAAAGTCTCCGTCGAATTCTGCGGTGGCACCCACGTCAAGAACACCACCGAGATCAAAGACCTCGTCGTTCTCGAAGAGAGCGGTATTGCCAAGGGTATCCGCCGCATCGTCTGTGTGACCGGTCAAACTGCGCAAGAAGTCCAGCGCCTCGCGCAACAATGGGATGATAAGGTCGCACACCTCGACTCCCTGCCCTATAGCGCCGAGAAGGAAGCTCAAACCAAGGAGTCCCAACACGAACTCAACAAGCTCGAAATATCTGCCCTCGCAAAGACCAAACTCCGCGAGCGCTTCGCCAAGATCGTGAAGGCCAACCTGGACCATCAGAAGACCGCGCAGAAGGCTGAGGGCAAGAAAGTCCTCGACGCCATCGCTGAGCACTTTGACAATAACAAGGACTCCAAGTCGTTTGTTCTCAAGGTCCAGGATCCGCTTTCGCCCGGGTCCAAGGCCGTGCAGGACGCCATCAAAGTCGTCAGCTCTAAGCAGAAGGACAGGACGGTCTACATCCTTGGTACTTCCAGCGAGGGTAAAGTCGTGCATGGATGTCACGTCTCCGCTGACGCGCAAGGCAAAGGTGCGGACGCAGGTGCGTGGTCGGGCAAGGttgcggaggtggtgggtggCAAGGCCGGTGGAAAGGGTGCGACGAGTTTGGGACAGGGTGTCAATGGAGACAAGGCGGATGACGCGGTGGAGGTCGCGAGGAAGTATCTGGAGTCGTTGAGCTTGTAG
- the ERG10 gene encoding erg10, acetyl-CoA C-acetyltransferase (Acetyl-CoA C-acetyltransferase (acetoacetyl-CoA thiolase), cytosolic enzyme that transfers an acetyl group from one acetyl-CoA molecule to another, involved in the first step in mevalonate biosynthesis) produces the protein MAPQPVYILSATRTPVGMFQGSLSSQTAIQLGAHAIKSAVERAGIKPEEVEEVFFGNVISANLGQNPARQCVINAGLPEATVATTINKVCASSIKAMALGAATILTGEAEVVVAGGTESMSNAPHYLPNMRVGAKFGDQKLVDALLKDGLTDAYKNEHMGLQGEECASDHGFGREEQDEYAIRSYKKAIAAVENGWFAEEISPVTIKGSRGKPDTTVEKDDEPGKFNEAATRKLRPAFKPEGGTVTAANASPLSDGAAAVVLASEAYVKQHNLKPIAKILGWGDAAQNPSKFTTAPALAIPKALKHAGIKQEDVDAFEINEAFSVVALSNMKLLGITEDKVNLHGGAVALGHPLGASGARIVTTLLGVLREKKTKIGCAGICNGGGGASAIVIERLD, from the coding sequence ATGGCTCCCCAACCCGTATACATCCTCTCTGCCACGAGAACGCCAGTGGGCATGTTTCAAGGCTCTCTTTCCAGCCAGACCGCCATTCAACTTGGAGCTCACGCAATCAAGTCTGCTGTCGAGCGAGCGGGCATCAAGCCTGAAGAAGTCGAGGAGGTGTTCTTCGGAAATGTGATCTCAGCAAACCTCGGCCAAAACCCAGCAAGACAATGCGTGATCAATGCTGGCCTGCCAGAAGCCACTGTCGCTACCACAATCAACAAGGTCTGTGCCTCATCGATCAAGGCCATGGCCCTCGGAGCTGCCACGATCCTCACCGGCGAGGCTGAAGTGGTCGTCGCTGGTGGAACCGAGAGCATGTCCAACGCTCCTCATTACCTTCCCAACATGCGCGTTGGGGCCAAATTCGGCGACCAAAAGCTCGTGGACGCTCTCCTCAAGGACGGTTTGACCGATGCCTATAAGAACGAGCATATGGGGCTCCAGGGAGAGGAGTGTGCATCTGATCACGGATTCGGACGggaagagcaagacgagTATGCGATTCGCAGCTATAAGAAGGCGATCGCGGCAGTGGAGAACGGGTGGTTCGCAGAGGAGATCAGCCCGGTCACAATCAAGGGCTCTCGGGGCAAGCCAGACACGACCGTGGAAAAGGACGACGAGCCTGGCAAATTCAACGAGGCAGCAACGCGCAAGCTTCGACCAGCATTCAAGCCAGAGGGTGGTACGGTCACGGCGGCCAATGCGTCCCCTCTATCAGATGGTGCTGccgccgtcgtcctcgccagcGAAGCATATGTCAAGCAGCACAACCTCAAGCCGATTGCCAAAATTCTCGGCTGGGGAGATGCTGCTCAGAACCCATCCAAGTTTACGACCGCACCCGCACTTGCCATCCCCAAAGCCCTGAAGCATGCTGGTATCAAGCAGGAAGACGTGGACGCTTTCGAGATCAACGAGGCCTTCTCCGTGGTCGCACTCTCCAACATGAAGCTGCTGGGCATTACTGAGGATAAGGTCAACCTCCACGGTGGAGCCGTCGCTCTTGGTCACCCCCTCGGAGCTAGCGGAGCTCGGATCGTGACGACATTGCTCGGAGTGCTCagagagaagaagaccaAGATCGGATGTGCAGGTATCTGCaatggcggtggaggcgccAGCGCGATTGTGATCGAGCGTCTTGATTAG
- the MgMLG2 gene encoding putative endo-beta-1,3(4)-glucanase (Endo-Beta-1,3(4)-glucanase/Mix-Linked Glucanase (Signal P secreted)): MHVTTLLHSLSVLAGSAFAAYKLEDDYFDGSFFDKFEFWDLDDPTHGFVKYGNRTTSEELGLLNSTDGNIKMFVDSNNVTPKGRPSVRIKTSKVYNQALIVIDMDHMPGGICGTWPAFWTLGPAWPTHGEIDIMEGVHDQPGNKMTLHSGPLCTNLTNTGGTGKVTLTECLSGDGTQNSGCQIATNDSITYGAGFNANKGGVYATEWLADSISMWFFPRGHCPTDALGDCPDPSSWGPPLARFITGDECDISAAFKDQQLLFDTTFCGDWAGQPTVWGNSTCAKKTDTCEEYVRENPKDFADAYWSVNALKVYTDGDKKSDAPANPGPAAQSTNTVYQPAPPTSAPKAQGGGSSTGTNGAASFAKREDEQREYARHLGAHKRRGGLKL; encoded by the exons ATGCATGTCACGACACTCCTTCATTCATTATCGGTCTTGGCTGGGAGTGCTTTTGCGGCATACAAACTCGAGGATGATTACTTCGACGGAAGCTTCTTCGACAAATTCGAGTTCTGGGATCTGGACGACCCAACGCACGGTTTCGTAAAGTATGGCAACAGGACGACGTCTGAGGAGCTGGGTCTCCTCAACAGCACCGATGGCAACATCAAAATGTTTGTCGATAGCAACAACGTAACACCCAAAGGCCGACCGAGCGTGCGCATCAAGACCAGCAAGGTATACAACCAGGCACTCATCGTGATCGACATGGACCACATGCCGGGAGGAATCTGCGGCACATG GCCTGCTTTCTGGACTTTGGGTCCAGCTTGGCCAACTCATGGAGAGATCGACATTATGGAAGGTGTCCACGATCAGCCCGGCAACAAAATGACTCTTCACTCGGGACCGCTCTGCACAAATCTAACCAACACTGGAGGCACTGGCAAAGTCACTCTTACGGAATGTCTCTCAGGCGACGGCACGCAAAACAGCGGATGTCAAATCGCCACGAACGATAGCATCACATATGGTGCCGGCTTCAATGCGAACAAAGGCGGCGTCTACGCCACAGAGTGGTTGGCGGACAGCATCAGCATGTGGTTCTTCCCCCGCGGACACTGTCCGACAGATGCTCTTGGGGATTGTCCTGACCCGTCAAGCTGGGGGCCTCCTCTTGCGAGATTCATCACTGGAGACGAGTGCGACATCAGCGCGGCGTTCAAGGACCAGCAACTTCTCTTCGATACGACCTTCTGTGGTGATTGGGCCGGCCAGCCAACGGTCTGGGGCAACAGCACTTGCGCGAAGAAGACCGACACTTGCGAGGAATATGTTCGAGAAAATCCCAAAGATTTTGCAGATGCCTACTGGTCCGTCAATGCTCTGAAGGTGTACACGGACGGCGATAAGAAGTCCGACGCGCCCGCTAATCCAGGCCCGGCTGCACAATCCACCAATACCGTGTATCAGCCCGCTCCGCCAACCAGCGCACCTAAAGCTCAAGGAGGAGGTTCGTCGACTGGTACGAATGGCGCTGCGAGCTTTGCGAAGCGGGAGGATGAGCAGCGGGAGTATGCGAGGCATTTGGGTGCGCATAAGAGGCGTGGTGGCCTAAAGCTTTGA